In Juglans microcarpa x Juglans regia isolate MS1-56 chromosome 1S, Jm3101_v1.0, whole genome shotgun sequence, the genomic stretch GGGGTTGATTTACATGCCTCAATGAATTTGGCTTTCATTGAGAGTAAAAAACTACGCTCTCCCCCGTGAAATTTCCTCACCCccgccccccctccccccccccccaaaaaaagaaaaaacacctCTCCCCCCTCCGAGAGCCCTCCTCTTCTAGATCTTAACTCTTTTCTAGTCTCTCCTCTCCCCTCTTCTTCCCCTTCTCCCTTTCCCCTTCTTTTTCTCCCATCCAGCCCCACCAGTGTCTCCCCATGTGGTAGACTGCTCCTCCCCTCCCCTTCCTCTTGCTCTCCCACTCCCTTTCTacccttctttttatttatgttttctttttgttttggcgGTTAGATCTATAGTAGATCTTAGCGCCCCTCCGGATCACATGGATCACCCCTATGCGACACCTCCCAAGCATAAAGCAACAAATCCATGACATTATGGTACATACAATGTCCTCACATGTCTACTGTTGAGCTCTTCTTTTGCAGGAGATTGGGGAGGAGTTACTCTGCAATGATCTCTCCGCAGACAACCCTAGTGTGACTCTACAAGCAGTCGAGCCATTGGACTGCTTCAGAAACTACAGTTCCTAGGGCCCTCTATTGGTCCATGGGCCAAGAACCATCAGACCAGACAAAATATTTGGTCAATTTCGGCAGATGAACATCATATCTTTTACCAGCACCCCTCCTATCTTTGGTTTTCAATTGATGcaattaggaataaattatatagtaataaatggAGGGAGCACAACTGCTTATACAGCTGAACTCATAATGCAAGAGAAACATTTCTACAATGCGTCTTACCTGGTTGAAACAAAGGCCAATATCTCTGCTATAAAAGTCAGCATATTTGATCATAAACATCCCACAGTCAAACCTGTTAACACATAATATTCATtcagataaatatttcaataaGCAGCACTCCCACTGCATAATAAGCTCGTAATACTTTTAAGCCAGCGGCTTTCAGAAAATGCCTGAATAGCATAAAATATATGATTACAAACCCATTCTCCTGTTCAGGAAGGTCTTCAACGAATTCTTGTTTCCAGGAACTTACATCGACATCTTTTCCACTCTTATCCTTCACTTCATCCACAAAATATCTAGCCTGGAAGAATCATTAATTAACATTAGCTGCAAACCTCAATCAGTAGAACAAACTTGTTTTTCTTTAGATAACTCTAAAAAGTAAAACCATTGAGGTGAAAAGCAaacaataaagaagaaaatagcaAACGTGCACACTCTTAATATGCGCTTCTAAGAACTAACAAACTGATTATGTAATATGCCATATTAATGACAAAATCGAACTTCCAACAGTTGCTGGAGACCCATTGTGCTCATCACGACAACAATTGTCATGTTGGTGTTTTGATGCCCAAGTATAgctaaatttattaaatgaaatgcTCTCTGAACTAAGTTAGCATACCTTGAGGcatcatataataaatagaacCTTTAAATTGTTCCATGTAGGGACcttttttgaaatttggtaTATATCACAAGGATTTGTTTTTCGAAAAATGTACCCTAGGGAACTATTTAATATTGGGCAAAACCCCAGGATCCAATAAATGAATTTAccccttttaattttatttgataatatAGACAAATGGAAAGTAGAGGACGTGACTTTATAGGACTAATTtgtgtttaataaaaatatagtgagatgGTGGTGAGACTTCATAGGAGTAAAGCTTCatgctttgaaaattatatataaatagatagaTGATGCATCACCAATGGTTGTGGCACACAAAGTGATAATGAGATTGGTGAGATATAATTAGCATGTATAATAATGATCATGGTGGCAGCAACTGTGACAGCAGGTAAAGTTGGGCAGTGGTAATATGTAAATGTTATTGGTGGCATTTACTGGTTGCTCCTGATTTCACTATATTTTCACGTTTATAAACTACATAGAATTTTACAGCCCTATTACCTTATAAACTACTGACTTGTTTGACTGAACTGTAGCTTAGTTAAAAGAAAATCTCCACAGCTTTTTCACCATGGATGTATAGTTCTTTGACTTATTTTCCTGACATCAGGATATGAAACATAAAGCTGAACCCATGACCAAAAAGCATACCAGTACTTTCAGCACTTTGTTGTCCATCCCTCGAAGTGAATCGAGATATTGGAACTTCTCATCTTTCCTATTAATAACTGCCAAGCACCAATGTATCTCTCTGTGGATAGGGACAAATATCTGTACACAATGCCAAAATCCAATTTAAAGTTCAAAGTGgccaataaaacaaaatatacacagagaaaacaaataaaggcaaataaataatttactttgTCACAATGAATGAGGCCATATCCCAATTTCCTTTGGCTTGTCCATCTTCTGACAGATTTATAATCGTATCCATTCTTCCCACTTATTAACTAGGCATTAACAATCGTGTTAGGAACAACAAAAGGCACCAATATTAGCACcggatgaaatgaaataaaacaatgaaaacaaatagCAGtagtttttttaagtaaaataaaaaagggcaGCAGTAAAAGCATAAATAGGAAACATATAAAAAAGGTGGACCAATTCCTATGAATAATAGccgcaaaaatgaaaaaagaaagtttaATTTCAGAAAGAACTAAGAAGACATGCAACGCAATCAAAGTTAGAAAATATGTGATGCCCTGTACTGAGTGATTATAGGTGGTGAAAACGATCCCACGTTACTTGGGAGAAAgaatttcttgctctttataacgATTCCAATTGGctccaattgtaccattgactagtcctttggAGTATGGATCCGGATGTGGTTTGGGCTCCCTTGGCGTgctacaaatggtatcaaaacCACTCTCAATTAGAAGTGTGGGACTTGAACCGTGCCACCTATGATGGAATGACACGACGAGGATGTCAAGAATTGAAGGGGGAGATTGTAATACCCTGTAGTGAGTGATTATAGATGGTGAATGGTGTCCCACATTACTTGCAagggagaagtttttgctcttcaTAATGATTCCAACgggctccaattgtaccatAGACTAATCCTTTTGAAGTATGGGTCCAGATGTAGCTTAGACCTCCCTTGGGTCAttacaaaaaatgaaatgattgaCTACGTTTTTTGATAAGTGGATTGATTGACTATGGTTCTaccaaaatatttgaaacaCAGACACAAGCGTTACAAAGTAGGTAGCCGGAATTTCATCTTTTGATGCTCAAAAACCAGAAACTAAGACCCAAGAAAAAATCGATATGAAGACAATATCTTGAACTCCAACAACTAGAGCATAAGTAAACATACAACAGCAAGCAACGTGAAGAAAACCTTCTATAAATCTTCAGAAAAATGAATGTAAATGTTAGGTGCATCAACGAAGTCATTCGtaaagataaaacaaagtttACCCAAAGTTGAAGCAAATCGTAGGAACACCAGTAACCAacctttttatagaaaaatgtgTTGAAGAAATGGCACTTCAGATACTTTTGTGGCTCTCTATTTTCCCTCTCTTTCAGCAACTCTAGGTACACATTTATGAcctgcaaaagaagaaagacCATTCATATCAATTAACTACATTACCAGCTCAGCGCAACCACCTAATTCTCATCCACtgtcaccaaataaaaaaacccTTCATCATTTAAATAACAAAGATATTCAAGGACTCAATGACTTGTAATAGAACATATCATTGCATTACCAATAATTACCTCATCATTTAACCATGCACCCGGTCTAAGGCACTGCAGAATTTCTCCCGTAATCTCAATATTCGAGTTTTCATGAGTGACTAACACCTTCCGCCTATACGAGTCCACTAGTGTTACAATAAGAATGACACTaatctcaattacaaaacatgTGCATCGAACCATACCTGTTGGAGTTAAATGCACGTTCAACTTCAGCCTCTTCTTCCTTTGTAAGAGGCAGGAAAGGTTCTCCAGGTACATCCTGCAAAACATGTaaacataattaaatgattCATATCagtatattattatttcatcataGAAAATGCACCTGATGCAATTCAGAAGCAACAAAGCTGCTTCAAAGACTATCCGTAAAGCATCTAAATATGTCGAGGTGGTGTGGCTTTGGAGTGAAGTGTGTGGCTTTGACAGTTTACTGCATCTCAAAAAGTGAGCACTTCAGTCTTGGTGAATGGCACTCACAGGGCTTTCTTTAGTAGCCTGTGTGGGTTGCGACACGGGTATCCTTTGCCTCCTCTGTTGTTTGTTATTGTTTTGGAGGCCCttagtaaaatgatttcagCATTAGTGAATGATGGTCTTTGGATGGATTTCTCAAAGGGGATGTGGAAGGACTTCTTATCTCACacctttttatttgtaaataaccTGCTGATTTTTAGTGAGGCAAATCTTGAGCACCTTCATTCTGTTTCTTTTGATTAgttataaaactttattttcacTGATGAGGAACCCTAGAGACCATGCAATCGCAACATATCTTTTACCCAATTAGACCCTGGACCAGTGTAACACGCTCACATCACATGGATCAAGTAAATCATCAGACATGGCCCCTAAAAACTGTTTCTGATAGGACATGTCCCTTATTTTACACTCGTGCTTAAAATAGAGGACAGCCTTTCTATGCTTTAATGGGCTAACTTTTTCATGGTTTACTTGTATCTTTTTCTATGGATAAGTGACCCTGTTATACACACCCAGTGTACTGGGGGGTTCCTTTTGCGTTAATGAATTTTTATGACTCATGAACCCCTAGGAGTTGACTCAAGTAGAAAGGGAACTGGTCTTGGGGTATATGCTCCCCCTTGactgcaaacaatttctaaagGCCACGTCTCATCTGTAAAAAGCATGTTCCTCAGTTTTGAAGCAGTATTAGGACTGAATGTGAACTTGGCTAAATGAGTTAATCCCAATTGGCAACGTGGATGTAGGTATCTTCTTTGTCGATGACATACCTAGGCTTCCATCAAGAGCTCATTTTAAAGTACATCAATCATCAGGATGGAAGAGGTTGTATTTGTCTACAGGAGGTGTTATGCCAATGCAAGATAGGATCAATGGTAGATGTGAAATATGATAGAGCATGGGCTGGATGGAGTTCCAATGGGTGAGCGAAAGCTATGAGGTTGGACCATGGAAGAACATATAAAGGTTGGGGAGTTCTctcagaaaaggaaaaatgatgtGTGAGATAGATCCAAGATAAAGTTTTCGTTTGATTTGCGGAGTGGAGATCAACCCCTTACAAAAAAGCTTTTCAGATCTATTGAACATTGCTAGGGTTAAGGAGTCATCGGTGGCAAATAACACAAATTTCAAATGGCTCTCCTCAATGGAAAGTGGACTTGTTCGAGCGACACAAGTCTAGGGGGGCCACATTAACCCCATCTTATGCTTGGTTGTGTTCTCTTAGATTGAGATAGAGCAGTGAAACCAAGCTGCGTAGGACCATATCTAAGAGAGGGATGCTTGAGGTTAAATCATTCTATAAGGTGTACGTTCCGCAAGACAATAATACTTTCCCATTAAAGACCATTTGGAGAAGTCTGTCTGTTTTAAAAGCcactttctttgtttggatggTTATACAAAGGAAGATCCTTACTTTGGATaattaagaaacaaaaatttaagatGATAGAATGATATTGTATGTGTGTGAGGATTGAGAAATCCgtggatcatcttttactcCATTATGGTAACTAGCACTTTTTGACAAGCTGTTTTTAGTCCTATTGGGTTAGATTAGGCGATAGCTAGATGGATGGTAAAACTCTTAGCTTATTGCAAAGGGCGATTTAGTGCCTGTTTATGATTGCAGTGGGaaatatagcttataacttTAGGACTTATAGATTATAGCTTAACTAATAAGTTCAATTATtaataagtaatttattatttggaaaccatatgtttaaagcaCTTCCAAACATGGtacatttgtttgaaaacaaatttaaaaagtgttttctGATGTAAAAATGacgattatttgattttttaaagattatgactatattcttgaaagttgtaattatctgaaaattgtaTGGGTATTTGCGCTCATtgacagtctttttaaaattcaaattacgttccacattatctaaaaaaactcgtttgatattataaaaattgctttaatatgttttttttttataagtaaaaatatattaatatcaataggcgtaaccaagtacattgagtgtatacaagagagaacacctagcccataataGAGAGCCCCTAAATGAATATCAcccaaagagagagaaattagaATCCTATCCAATATACACCAAGCCCTATTGGGACAAAACATGCTTTAATATGTATCAtccaaacaacctaatttttccATTACAGAGCTTTTAAGGCCATTTAAACACCTTTTAAGACTCTTATCACAATCCCAAATAGGTCCTTATAAGACATCATAGTGAGGTGGTTTCATAGAAAATGGTGCCGTTTTGTTTGATGTGAGACATGAGGAGAATGAAATGATCGAAATTTTGAAGATAGAATAAGGAATACGGAGGACGTTATCGCTTTCATTATTAATTCACTTTACCAAAGAATGGCAACCCACCAATGTTTCTCTAGCTTTAACTTTGGGGATTTTCTGTCTCtttactttctcaaattaagtatatatgatgaatttacttttaaaaaaaaaagtatatatgatGAATAGTTTGTGTACTTGGATAACACATTTTCAATCATTAATAAAACTTGCCTTATTAAAAAGAATCTTATAATCAATAAGCAGTTTATTAGGAGAGCAAGTACAAGAATTTCACCTCCACCGGTTTCTTTGCTGGACGCAATGATTGAAACATAGACCTACGCTCTTCATTTAGCTCAATCTCAAAACTCAAGCTTCTCAACTTCGGATTCCGCCTCTCTGCAACCTCAAGTAACTTCCTGAATGCCGAGACACTCATATCACGCTCAGGATTCAGCTGCAGAGAATCCAACATTTTCTCCGCATCGTCCACTCGCAAATTATTCCCATTTGTCAAGTCTGAAACGGCTGAAGACGATGATGGCAAAAGCCCACGATCCAAAACCTTGGCATGTGCATCCTGTACATTAGCCACAACCCCATTGTCGACCTCCCTATGTTCCGACACCTCGGACCGGCCACCTCGCCCATCTTCCAGGACTTCAACTTCCTCAATACTCGAGTCTTCAGACACTCCCCCATACTTTTGATTATCCGTATCTATTTCGATcacttccttctctttctcctttgtCAAGTACCGAATCGTTCGGAGTGCAATATTCTTCGCCTTATTGTACTTGTAACTCAAAGTACTGCCCATTTCATCAAGGGGCTCCTCCTTTATATAAATCCCACTAGTCCTCGGCCCCGAGTTCCGATTCAAACACGTTGAGGAAAACCCGTAATTGAGTATTCTACAAGGGGCGTGGACTTCTCTACCCAGCCGTGGTGTTGCTTCGGGGTACCGAGAAAGCCTTGCAACGGTGCTAATCGAGGAAACAATGGGTCGGACCGGGGTCTGATGGATGGATGAGAACCTGGGTTTCTTTGAAACGTGAAAATCTAAGGAATTCTGATAGGGATAAGTGTGATTGAAGCTCAAGCACTCGTCACCGCGCTTACGGTTGGTCGTTCGGGCACCCATTGATCGACCCGGGAATTTTATACCCTAGAAATCGCAAACCCATTTAAAGAAAACCATTGTCGGAGAGAACCACCATTTGGAATTTGGCAATTAGGGCCTTTATTTTGGGGCGGGGAACGCTATGAGCTTGCTAAACCCTAGATGAGACGCAATTGAAATCGAAATCAGTCTTTTGGGGGTCACAAGGGAGCTGGAGAGATTATTTGGAGCCAAATTGTCAAAAACTGAGGAAAAAACCGTGAATTGAGAAACTCGAAAACCCTAATAATGCATCGGAGGGAGCGGGGCtgatttgaaacaaaaattctgGAAAGTGTACGCAAAAGGCAAGCAAGATCAATTTTCGGGATAAAGAAGGGAGTGAAGTTCGGGATTGTTTTGGCAAAAGAAAGCAATCGGAGAGTTGGACGGTGGTATCGGTGTCGTCTAGTCTGTTCGGATCTTTTAAGGACTCTCGGGTTGAAAATGTTCTGTTCAGATGTAAGGGTTTCTGTTTTCGCGGCACAAATGGaaaacaatcaataaaaattttatttgtaaaacaatcttttatgtcaaaatttaatttgtaaaaaaaattaaaaattaaaaatcttataaattaagttttgGCATATCGttgacataaaaaatatactttatacatcaacttaaataaaataactcaataatcaattttttttcatttttattgtaaaataactAAACAAGCATTAGCGATTAACGAGACACTGATTATTTGACTTATATTAAATAGCCTTAAgattaggtttcgtttggatcttaaatccatctcaactcatttcaatttatcattacaatttttataaatttcattacaaaatataataaacaattcaattttttcaaatctaaaaataataataatattaaaaaataatattctaacaatattttatcatctcaactcaactcagtttaacatccaaacgcagcctaagagtgtaaaaaaaaatcaaaaaattgattaaacCAACTCAATTGATGGTTTCAATCTGGTTCATAACCACTTACATTTGGTATCTGTTTTTTAGAACCAAAATCAGTTCTAAACCGGTTCGGTAccagtttttatattttaaaaatcgatttgaaccgaaccggaccagtatatatatatatttttatttttatttgttatattatattatatactaatttgttaattaatataacataaaattttaatcttattattcaagtctattaatcttactaATAAGTTAGACAATACTTATATTgtactagtataattagacactaataaattaataattattaatattaaatactaaattctaacATTTAAGTTTAGTattgacaaaattataatactaaatttatgtAGTTCTACATGTGTAAAGAGTAAACCAGACCTAGGGATGTAACTGGTTCGGTTTTAGACAAATTTTGGAATCGAACCAGTAtacattgattttgaaaatttgaaccAATATAAACCGATTCAtcaccaaaaccaaaactttcGATTTTTTTGGTTTCGGTTTGATCTGGTTCGGCTTTTCAGTTTATTGTTTACACGTGtatataagtttaatattataatttttcaatattaaacttaattgttaaaatttagtatttattattaacaattactaattcatTAATGTTCAATTATTCTTGTGTAGTATAagtaatgtctaacttattagtgaaattaataaacttgaataataaggttaaaatagtataattagtgtctaattatactagtataagcAGTGTCTAACTtacatcaaatgttatattaattttattttataagagtaatagacttgaataataagatcagaatttcatgttatattaattagcaatttggcatatgatatatataatataatataaaaaattaaaaatatatataccgatCCGGTTTGGTTTAAACcagttattttaaaaactgGTTTAGAACTGGTTTTGGTTCTTAAGAATCAGTACCACACCAAAAAATCgatttttaggttttttttttttttttgtttgacaaCCCTAATCTGGTCGAATCGAAACTGATAAAGTGGTCCGTATcgattcttaaatttaaaaatgatatatatggaTTCGGTttcaaattttgtccaaaatagaCTAAACTGGACCGATTATacttaaaatgtataaatcttgcatattttctttaaaaaaaataaaaaaatatcacaatatCAGTTAGTTAATGGGAAGCATAATTTGCAACAAAGAGCCTGTTCCACAGTCGATTATAATAATATCGAGGTGGTGCAGTTTGTGGCACAGGTAGATCATGCCACTTAACACCACCAACGCGTGGAAACCCACCGATACAATCTCGGGGGCATCCTTCATAGCCATTACCAGGAAATAAAACCAAGTCAAAAAAGTTATTTGATCATttgctttattaatatatttgattttcataattttcaataaatttcagATAAATAGATACCTATGCAATTTAGTTGATTCATACTAATAAAGATGGAGTCATGGTAGCTTTTGCActtgtcctctctctctctctctctctctctctctcacacaacttttattgcattttaaattctatcatattatCAGAACTCTTAGTTAACGAGTTAACGATAAGTTTAAGAGAACTGTCACagacataaaaagattatacaaagtaaatttataaattaatatagttttatataatctactagatctactttataataaaagtaattttataatgtaacgtaccacat encodes the following:
- the LOC121246706 gene encoding ubiquitin-like-specific protease ESD4; this encodes MGARTTNRKRGDECLSFNHTYPYQNSLDFHVSKKPRFSSIHQTPVRPIVSSISTVARLSRYPEATPRLGREVHAPCRILNYGFSSTCLNRNSGPRTSGIYIKEEPLDEMGSTLSYKYNKAKNIALRTIRYLTKEKEKEVIEIDTDNQKYGGVSEDSSIEEVEVLEDGRGGRSEVSEHREVDNGVVANVQDAHAKVLDRGLLPSSSSAVSDLTNGNNLRVDDAEKMLDSLQLNPERDMSVSAFRKLLEVAERRNPKLRSLSFEIELNEERRSMFQSLRPAKKPVEDVPGEPFLPLTKEEEAEVERAFNSNRRKVLVTHENSNIEITGEILQCLRPGAWLNDEVINVYLELLKERENREPQKYLKCHFFNTFFYKKLISGKNGYDYKSVRRWTSQRKLGYGLIHCDKIFVPIHREIHWCLAVINRKDEKFQYLDSLRGMDNKVLKVLARYFVDEVKDKSGKDVDVSSWKQEFVEDLPEQENGFDCGMFMIKYADFYSRDIGLCFNQAHMPYFRQRTAKEILRLRAD